In Leisingera sp. NJS204, the following are encoded in one genomic region:
- a CDS encoding GTA head formation protein, RCAP_rcc01685 family, giving the protein MTEHPMHAFDCSPGLRLSAHERVAQIQNEAVNRRLDRIEQMMERLEKRLWLTVYGVAAVILAQAFQSFLTVQLP; this is encoded by the coding sequence ATGACTGAGCACCCGATGCATGCCTTCGATTGTTCACCGGGATTGCGCCTGTCCGCCCATGAGCGGGTCGCCCAGATCCAGAACGAGGCGGTGAACCGCCGGCTCGACCGGATCGAACAAATGATGGAACGGCTGGAGAAACGCCTCTGGCTCACCGTCTACGGCGTTGCCGCGGTGATCCTGGCGCAGGCCTTTCAATCCTTCTTGACGGTTCAACTGCCGTAA
- a CDS encoding phage portal protein: MVFDLLRRNKPETPETALEQKASQTARVVSWQGAGRTAWSPRDSVSLTRSGFAGNPVGHRVIRMIAEAAAAVPLVLQDSRQRYDSHPWLALLARPNPAQGQAELLEALYGHLLLSGNAYIEAVTTENSAPAELHVLRSDRMNVVPGPDGWPAGFDYVVGGRKHRFASDPAQSPICHIKSFHPQDDHYGLSSLQSAAMAIDVHNAASRWSKALLDNAARPSGALVWTGSDGHGRMSEEQFRILSDEIQSNFQGAKNAGRPMVLEGGLDWKPMGFSPSDMEFQKTKDTAAREIALAFGVPPMLLGIPGDATYANYQEAHRAFYRLTVLPLAAKVTAALADWLTGWTGEVLTLKPDLDQLPALAAEREAQWRRVSGADFLSTAEKRQLLGLPAEAAAAPQAGGGQDD; encoded by the coding sequence ATGGTCTTTGACCTGCTGCGGCGCAACAAGCCCGAAACCCCGGAAACCGCCCTGGAACAGAAGGCCAGCCAGACCGCCCGCGTGGTCTCCTGGCAGGGCGCAGGCCGCACCGCCTGGAGCCCGCGCGACAGCGTCTCCCTGACCCGCAGCGGTTTTGCCGGCAATCCGGTCGGCCACCGGGTGATCCGTATGATCGCCGAGGCCGCCGCCGCTGTGCCGCTGGTGCTGCAGGACAGCCGCCAGCGCTATGACAGCCACCCCTGGCTGGCGCTTCTGGCCCGCCCCAACCCGGCGCAGGGCCAGGCCGAACTGCTGGAGGCGCTGTATGGCCATCTCCTGCTGTCCGGCAACGCCTACATTGAGGCGGTGACGACAGAGAACAGCGCCCCGGCAGAGCTGCATGTGCTGCGCTCCGACCGGATGAACGTGGTGCCGGGGCCGGACGGTTGGCCCGCGGGTTTTGATTATGTGGTGGGCGGGCGCAAGCACCGCTTTGCCAGTGATCCTGCCCAATCCCCGATCTGCCATATCAAAAGCTTCCACCCGCAGGACGACCACTATGGCCTTTCATCCCTGCAATCGGCGGCAATGGCGATAGATGTGCACAACGCCGCCTCCCGCTGGTCCAAGGCGCTGCTGGACAACGCGGCCCGTCCCTCCGGTGCGCTGGTCTGGACAGGATCGGATGGCCATGGCCGCATGTCCGAGGAACAATTCCGCATCCTAAGTGACGAGATTCAATCAAACTTTCAGGGCGCCAAAAATGCCGGCCGTCCGATGGTTCTGGAAGGCGGCCTGGACTGGAAGCCAATGGGCTTTTCGCCCTCCGACATGGAATTCCAGAAAACCAAGGACACCGCCGCCCGCGAGATTGCGCTGGCATTCGGGGTGCCGCCGATGCTGCTCGGCATTCCCGGCGATGCAACCTACGCCAATTATCAAGAGGCCCACCGCGCCTTTTACCGGCTGACCGTGCTGCCCTTGGCGGCCAAGGTCACCGCAGCGCTGGCCGATTGGCTTACCGGTTGGACCGGCGAGGTTCTGACCCTGAAACCCGACCTTGATCAATTGCCCGCCTTGGCGGCCGAACGCGAGGCGCAGTGGCGCCGGGTGTCTGGCGCGGATTTCCTCAGCACCGCGGAAAAGCGGCAGCTGCTGGGTTTGCCCGCAGAAGCCGCCGCCGCGCCGCAAGCGGGGGGCGGACAGGATGACTGA
- a CDS encoding DNA-packaging protein has product MNELERKALCALPHLFDFWALDHQRPPPGGWRAWVILGGRGAGKTRAGAEWIRTLAEGPRPHDPGTARRIALVAETYDQVRDVMIHGDSGILACSPPDRRPKWKASERKLIWPNGAEAQAFSAHDPEALRGPQFDAAWADELAKWKKGQECWDMLQFSLRLGQDPRVCVTTTPRNARVLKRLLAAPSTVQTHAATEANRANLAPSFLEEVRARYAGTRLGRQELDGVMLTDVQGALWTNAALVAAQVAEAPPLDRVVVAVDPAVSSGKSSDACGIVVAGAVTQGPPQDWRAYVLADCTVQGVGPLAWAQAAIAARDTHGADRVVAEVNQGGALVETVLRQADPMVPFRALHASKGKSARAEPAAALYEQGRVKHLPGLGELEDQMCLMTPQGYRGSGSPDRLDALVWALHELIIHPAAKLQLPQVRVL; this is encoded by the coding sequence TTGAATGAGCTGGAGCGTAAAGCACTCTGCGCGCTGCCGCATCTCTTTGATTTCTGGGCGCTGGACCACCAGCGGCCGCCGCCGGGCGGCTGGCGTGCCTGGGTGATCCTGGGCGGCCGCGGTGCCGGCAAGACTAGGGCAGGGGCCGAATGGATCCGCACCCTTGCCGAAGGGCCGCGCCCGCACGATCCTGGCACCGCAAGGCGCATCGCGCTGGTGGCGGAAACCTATGACCAGGTGCGTGACGTGATGATCCATGGCGACAGCGGCATTCTGGCCTGCTCGCCGCCCGACCGCCGCCCCAAATGGAAAGCCTCCGAACGCAAGCTGATCTGGCCCAACGGCGCCGAGGCACAGGCGTTTTCCGCCCACGACCCCGAGGCCCTGCGCGGACCGCAATTCGATGCCGCCTGGGCGGATGAGCTGGCCAAGTGGAAAAAGGGGCAGGAGTGCTGGGACATGCTGCAATTCTCTCTGCGGCTGGGCCAGGACCCGCGCGTCTGTGTCACCACCACGCCGCGCAATGCGCGGGTGCTGAAACGGCTGCTGGCCGCCCCCAGTACTGTGCAGACCCACGCCGCGACCGAGGCCAACCGTGCCAACCTCGCACCGTCCTTCCTGGAGGAGGTGCGCGCGCGTTATGCGGGCACCCGTCTGGGGCGGCAGGAACTGGACGGGGTAATGCTGACCGATGTGCAGGGGGCGCTCTGGACAAACGCAGCGCTGGTCGCTGCGCAGGTGGCAGAGGCACCGCCGCTCGACCGGGTGGTGGTGGCGGTGGATCCAGCGGTCAGTTCGGGGAAGTCCTCGGACGCTTGCGGCATCGTGGTGGCCGGCGCCGTCACCCAGGGCCCGCCGCAGGACTGGCGCGCCTATGTTCTGGCCGATTGCACCGTGCAGGGCGTCGGGCCGCTGGCCTGGGCCCAGGCCGCAATTGCCGCCCGCGATACCCATGGCGCCGACCGGGTTGTGGCCGAGGTCAATCAGGGCGGTGCCTTGGTGGAGACCGTGCTGCGCCAGGCCGACCCCATGGTGCCGTTCCGCGCCTTGCACGCAAGCAAAGGCAAGTCCGCCCGCGCCGAACCCGCTGCCGCGCTGTATGAGCAGGGCCGCGTCAAACACCTGCCGGGGCTGGGAGAGCTGGAGGACCAGATGTGCCTGATGACCCCGCAAGGTTACCGCGGCAGCGGCTCGCCCGACCGGCTGGATGCGCTGGTCTGGGCCTTGCATGAGCTGATCATTCATCCAGCGGCGAAACTGCAGCTTCCGCAGGTGCGGGTCTTGTAG
- the mltG gene encoding endolytic transglycosylase MltG yields MWRSLASNMLTVLIAALFLLGGLILWGKSQYTAEGPLETAICLRVERGSNMARVSRDLESQGAVASAAIFRLGAKYSEKTGQLKAGSFLLEPGSSMERIIDGITHSGASTCGTEIVYRVGVTRTQTVVRELDPATNKFEEKAAFILGEGEVPAAYTETRQEADTRYRIALAEGVTSWQVVEALKAMDVLNGEPGERPGEGLLAPDSYEVTTGTDRAAVLAEMQERQQLRINAAWESRSADAAVGSPEEMLVLASIIEKETGVASERGVVSSVFTNRLNRGMRLQTDPTVIYGVTKGEGVLGRGLRQSELRKATPWNTYVIEGLPPTPIANPGMESLEAAVNPEATDYVFFVADGTGGHAFAETLDEHNRNVAKWREIEAQQQNN; encoded by the coding sequence ATGTGGCGCAGCCTCGCCTCCAACATGCTGACAGTGCTCATTGCGGCTTTGTTCCTGCTGGGCGGCCTGATTCTGTGGGGCAAATCGCAATACACCGCTGAAGGCCCGCTGGAGACAGCGATCTGCCTGCGCGTCGAGCGGGGCTCGAACATGGCACGGGTCAGCCGCGATCTGGAATCCCAGGGCGCGGTTGCCTCCGCCGCCATCTTCCGCCTCGGCGCCAAATACAGCGAGAAGACCGGCCAGCTGAAGGCCGGCAGCTTCCTGCTGGAACCGGGCTCCTCGATGGAGCGGATCATCGACGGGATCACCCATTCAGGCGCCTCCACTTGCGGCACCGAGATTGTCTACCGCGTCGGCGTGACCCGTACCCAGACCGTGGTGCGCGAATTGGATCCGGCGACCAATAAATTCGAGGAAAAGGCCGCCTTCATCCTCGGCGAAGGGGAGGTTCCTGCTGCCTACACTGAGACCCGCCAGGAGGCCGACACCCGTTACCGGATTGCGCTGGCCGAAGGCGTGACCAGCTGGCAGGTGGTTGAGGCGCTTAAGGCGATGGATGTGCTGAACGGCGAACCCGGCGAACGTCCGGGGGAGGGCCTCCTGGCGCCCGACAGCTATGAGGTCACCACCGGCACAGACCGTGCCGCCGTTCTGGCTGAGATGCAGGAGCGCCAGCAGCTGCGCATCAACGCCGCCTGGGAAAGCCGGTCCGCAGATGCTGCGGTCGGCAGCCCCGAAGAAATGCTGGTCCTTGCCTCGATCATCGAGAAGGAGACCGGCGTTGCCTCTGAACGCGGCGTGGTCTCCTCGGTCTTCACCAACCGCCTGAACCGCGGCATGCGGCTGCAGACGGACCCGACGGTGATCTACGGCGTCACCAAGGGCGAAGGTGTCCTGGGCCGTGGTCTGCGACAAAGCGAGCTGCGCAAGGCCACCCCCTGGAACACCTATGTGATCGAAGGCCTGCCGCCGACCCCGATCGCCAACCCCGGCATGGAAAGCCTGGAGGCCGCGGTGAACCCTGAAGCCACGGATTATGTGTTCTTTGTTGCCGATGGCACCGGCGGCCATGCGTTCGCCGAAACGCTGGACGAACACAACAGGAATGTGGCCAAATGGCGCGAGATCGAAGCCCAGCAGCAGAACAACTGA
- the fabF gene encoding beta-ketoacyl-ACP synthase II: MRRVVVTGLGLVTPLASGVEETWSRLLDGQSGAGPITLFDAEASGVSTTYACEVPRGDGSEGTFNADDWVIKKDQKKIDDFILYGIAAADMAVRDAGWTPEDEESRLRTGVMIGSGIGGLSSIADTAVMIKEKGPRRVSPFFIPGALINLISGQVSIRFGFKGPNHSVVTACSTGAHAIGDAARLIKSGDADVMIAGGAEAAICEIGIAGFNACKALSTKRADDPKAASRPYDADRDGFVMGEGAGIVVLEDYEHAKARGAKIYAEVLGYGMSGDAYHITAPSENGEGGERSMRAALKNAGLEPSAIDYINAHGTSTMADTIELGAVERLLGDHAANVTMSSTKSATGHLLGAAGAIEAIFSILAIRDQVAPPTINLDNPAIESQVDLAPNAKRERKVEIALSNSFGFGGTNASVIFGKAG, from the coding sequence ATGCGTCGAGTAGTTGTCACCGGACTGGGCCTGGTCACCCCGCTGGCCAGCGGAGTCGAAGAAACCTGGTCCCGGTTGCTGGACGGCCAGTCGGGCGCGGGCCCGATCACCCTGTTTGACGCCGAAGCCAGCGGTGTATCCACCACATATGCCTGTGAGGTGCCGCGCGGCGACGGCTCCGAGGGAACATTCAACGCGGATGACTGGGTCATCAAGAAAGACCAGAAGAAGATAGACGACTTCATTCTTTATGGCATTGCTGCTGCGGATATGGCTGTGCGGGACGCCGGCTGGACGCCCGAGGATGAAGAAAGCCGCCTGCGCACCGGCGTGATGATCGGTTCTGGTATTGGCGGGTTGTCGTCGATTGCGGACACCGCCGTGATGATCAAGGAAAAAGGCCCCCGCCGGGTGTCCCCCTTCTTTATCCCCGGTGCGCTGATCAACCTGATCTCGGGGCAGGTGTCGATCCGCTTTGGCTTCAAGGGCCCGAACCATTCGGTTGTGACCGCCTGTTCGACCGGCGCCCACGCCATCGGCGATGCGGCGCGGCTGATCAAATCCGGCGACGCCGACGTGATGATCGCAGGCGGCGCCGAGGCGGCGATCTGCGAAATCGGCATTGCCGGTTTCAACGCCTGCAAAGCGCTGTCCACCAAACGCGCCGACGACCCTAAAGCGGCCTCGCGCCCCTATGACGCCGACCGAGACGGTTTTGTCATGGGCGAGGGTGCCGGCATCGTTGTGCTGGAAGACTACGAGCACGCCAAGGCCCGCGGCGCCAAGATCTATGCCGAGGTGCTGGGCTATGGCATGTCGGGCGACGCCTACCACATCACCGCGCCGTCCGAGAATGGCGAAGGCGGCGAACGCTCGATGAGGGCGGCGCTGAAAAACGCGGGCCTGGAGCCGTCCGCCATTGACTATATCAATGCGCATGGCACTTCGACCATGGCCGACACAATTGAGCTGGGTGCGGTTGAACGGCTGTTGGGCGACCACGCCGCCAATGTCACCATGTCTTCGACCAAATCGGCTACCGGCCACCTCTTGGGCGCGGCCGGCGCGATTGAGGCGATCTTCTCGATCCTGGCGATCCGCGATCAGGTTGCACCGCCGACCATCAATCTGGACAACCCCGCCATCGAAAGCCAGGTGGATCTGGCCCCCAACGCCAAACGTGAGCGTAAGGTTGAGATTGCGCTGTCGAACTCCTTTGGGTTTGGCGGCACCAATGCCTCGGTGATCTTCGGAAAGGCCGGCTGA
- a CDS encoding PilZ domain-containing protein, translated as MRNWLPLTAFLLVIGLLPERAAASCTVHQELSNLHRASKGFLAYLSSGQNAFYVQHLRSWISTNPPAPMRQRMNAVGIQSVAAGMQELLQQQQVLLKILSSQGRAAALETARHMGTPVLTSEFGTRVEALPCDQVKESGNGSKLVAVAAGDARQSQQIRNAAIAWLSFLVLGGSALYFLDRIGIRKIRRTKRYPCAVPCVLQAGGRTVQAHLVDLSRAGAKVRPDSPCEVSGRVTLDFGGYTMDAQVRWQTPGYCGVQFSKDFNFMQLHRLLEAFPLQGDGLREEVRLGI; from the coding sequence ATGCGCAATTGGCTCCCGCTAACTGCATTTTTACTGGTGATTGGACTGCTGCCGGAACGCGCAGCCGCCAGTTGCACTGTGCATCAGGAACTGTCGAACCTGCACCGGGCGTCCAAGGGGTTTCTCGCCTATCTCAGCTCCGGCCAGAATGCCTTTTATGTGCAGCATCTGCGCAGCTGGATCAGCACAAACCCGCCCGCGCCGATGCGGCAGCGGATGAACGCGGTTGGCATTCAATCCGTCGCTGCCGGCATGCAGGAGCTTTTACAGCAGCAGCAGGTCCTGCTGAAAATCCTCTCCAGCCAGGGCCGGGCTGCCGCGCTTGAAACCGCGCGCCATATGGGCACCCCGGTGCTGACGTCGGAATTCGGAACCCGTGTCGAAGCTTTGCCCTGCGACCAGGTGAAGGAAAGCGGCAATGGCAGCAAGCTGGTTGCCGTGGCTGCGGGCGATGCACGGCAGAGCCAGCAAATCAGAAATGCCGCAATTGCCTGGCTGTCGTTTCTGGTTCTGGGCGGCAGTGCGCTGTATTTCCTGGACCGGATCGGCATCCGCAAAATCCGCCGCACAAAACGCTACCCCTGCGCAGTGCCTTGCGTCTTGCAGGCGGGCGGGCGGACAGTCCAAGCTCATCTGGTCGATCTGAGCCGGGCCGGCGCCAAGGTGCGCCCCGACAGCCCTTGCGAAGTGTCTGGGCGGGTGACCCTCGATTTCGGCGGATACACAATGGATGCCCAGGTCCGCTGGCAAACCCCCGGCTATTGCGGCGTCCAATTCTCCAAGGATTTCAACTTCATGCAATTGCACCGCCTGCTGGAGGCCTTCCCGCTTCAGGGCGACGGCCTGCGCGAAGAAGTGCGGCTCGGAATATAA
- a CDS encoding PilZ domain-containing protein, whose translation MLQSDLALMRHEMREFLDYLRTGQQNGQARKLRHWMADHPAVPLRMRMRRSGMGAYEPLAMRLITQQKGLLEVYRIHGRERAEVSARRLGARALLEDLSRQIVSLPCDFVPKDMQTGQAQASLGPFLPYRRRTAIASSLLALLLCGAGLFLAERVTRKRLRLRRRYHCSLPCTLHCRQRRFPAKIVDISRVGAKIRVLEQPQEPREPPFNIKEGVIASVPGVASFDAQILWQNADYFGIKFNAKLLRADLKALLNSNQQDQEQPEPAAKEA comes from the coding sequence ATGCTGCAATCGGATCTCGCGCTTATGCGGCATGAGATGCGTGAGTTCCTGGATTATTTGCGGACCGGGCAACAGAACGGCCAGGCCAGGAAGCTGCGCCACTGGATGGCCGACCACCCGGCCGTGCCGCTGCGCATGCGGATGCGCAGGTCAGGCATGGGGGCCTATGAGCCGCTTGCCATGAGGTTGATTACACAACAAAAAGGCCTTCTCGAAGTATACCGTATCCATGGACGGGAACGGGCGGAGGTCAGTGCGCGGCGGCTGGGCGCACGGGCCTTGCTGGAGGATTTATCCAGACAGATCGTTTCTTTGCCCTGCGATTTCGTACCGAAGGACATGCAAACCGGTCAGGCACAGGCAAGCCTCGGCCCATTTCTGCCATACCGGCGGAGGACCGCTATTGCCAGTTCTCTCTTAGCTCTGCTTCTCTGCGGCGCCGGCCTGTTTTTGGCAGAGCGGGTCACGCGCAAACGCTTGCGGCTAAGGCGCCGTTACCATTGCTCTTTGCCGTGCACCCTGCACTGCCGCCAGCGCCGGTTCCCTGCAAAAATTGTGGACATCAGCCGGGTGGGTGCAAAAATCCGGGTGCTGGAGCAACCGCAGGAACCGCGTGAACCGCCGTTCAATATCAAAGAGGGTGTCATCGCCTCGGTGCCCGGTGTGGCGTCTTTTGACGCACAGATTCTGTGGCAAAACGCCGACTATTTCGGCATCAAATTCAACGCCAAACTGCTGCGTGCCGATTTGAAAGCCTTGCTCAACTCAAATCAACAGGATCAGGAACAACCGGAACCCGCCGCCAAGGAAGCATGA
- a CDS encoding HisA/HisF-related TIM barrel protein, giving the protein MMIYPTMEIQNGRCVSLEKGRLDEPMIWHVDPVETAKSFAAAGAEWMHVTDFNAIEGDHCNEELICDIIRGAGIPVQLGGGIRSREHAEHWIDKGAGRVVIGTLAARDPQLVQELAKHHPDQIVLAVDVYQGQVMTDGWRQSGAISPEDFIAAFDSAPLAGIIVTDIDSDMSDLEAQLGLISALAEKSRTPVIANGVVRSSDDVSRLKYIYNISGAMIGRALFRKTVTVEEVLEVARPEPEPVAEFQ; this is encoded by the coding sequence ATGATGATTTACCCCACTATGGAGATTCAGAACGGCCGCTGCGTGAGCCTCGAAAAGGGCCGCCTGGATGAGCCGATGATCTGGCATGTGGATCCGGTGGAAACCGCCAAGAGCTTTGCGGCCGCCGGGGCGGAATGGATGCATGTGACCGACTTCAACGCAATTGAAGGCGATCACTGCAATGAGGAGCTGATCTGCGACATCATCCGCGGCGCCGGCATTCCGGTGCAGCTGGGCGGCGGTATCCGCTCGCGCGAGCATGCCGAGCATTGGATCGACAAAGGCGCAGGGCGTGTCGTGATCGGCACGCTGGCCGCGCGCGATCCGCAGCTGGTTCAGGAACTGGCCAAACACCACCCGGACCAGATCGTGCTGGCCGTGGATGTATACCAGGGCCAGGTGATGACCGATGGCTGGCGCCAGTCCGGCGCAATCTCGCCCGAGGACTTTATCGCGGCGTTTGATTCCGCGCCGCTGGCGGGAATCATTGTCACCGATATCGACAGCGACATGTCGGATCTCGAAGCTCAGCTTGGCCTGATTTCCGCCCTCGCGGAAAAGTCCCGCACGCCGGTGATCGCCAATGGTGTTGTGCGCAGCTCGGATGATGTTTCGCGCCTGAAATACATCTACAATATTTCCGGTGCGATGATTGGCAGGGCGCTGTTCCGCAAAACAGTGACTGTCGAGGAAGTTCTGGAAGTCGCCCGGCCCGAACCCGAGCCGGTAGCCGAGTTCCAATAA
- a CDS encoding acyl carrier protein, with protein MSDVADRVKKIVVEHLGVEEDKVTENASFIDDLGADSLDTVELVMAFEEEFGIEIPDDAAETIQTFGDAVKFISEAS; from the coding sequence ATGAGCGACGTCGCAGACCGCGTAAAAAAGATCGTTGTTGAGCACCTGGGTGTAGAAGAAGACAAGGTCACCGAAAACGCTTCCTTCATTGACGATCTGGGCGCAGACAGCCTGGACACCGTGGAACTGGTGATGGCGTTTGAAGAAGAGTTCGGCATCGAGATCCCGGACGACGCAGCCGAAACCATCCAGACCTTCGGCGACGCGGTCAAATTCATCTCCGAAGCGTCCTAA
- the fabG gene encoding 3-oxoacyl-ACP reductase FabG, with protein sequence MFDLTGKNALVTGASGGIGGDIARALHSAGATVALSGTREEPLKALAEELGARAHVLTCNLSDAEPVEALPKQAAAAMGSVDILVNNAGITRDNLFMRMKDEEWESVLNVNLTSTMRLCRGVLRGMMKARWGRIINISSVVGATGNPGQANYAASKAGMVGMSKSLAYEIANRGITVNAVAPGFIATAMTDKLNESQKDAILTQIPAGRMGESKEIASAVLYLASQEAGYVTGTTLHVNGGMAMI encoded by the coding sequence ATGTTTGATCTGACTGGCAAGAACGCCCTTGTGACCGGCGCTTCGGGCGGCATCGGCGGCGACATCGCCCGCGCTCTGCATTCCGCAGGCGCCACCGTTGCCCTGTCCGGCACCCGTGAAGAGCCGCTGAAGGCATTGGCCGAGGAACTGGGCGCGCGCGCCCATGTGCTCACCTGCAACCTGTCGGATGCAGAGCCTGTCGAGGCACTGCCGAAACAGGCGGCTGCCGCCATGGGCTCGGTCGACATTCTGGTGAACAACGCGGGCATCACCCGTGACAACCTGTTCATGCGCATGAAAGACGAGGAATGGGAGAGCGTTCTGAACGTGAACCTCACCTCCACCATGCGGCTCTGCCGCGGTGTGTTGCGCGGCATGATGAAGGCGCGCTGGGGCCGCATCATCAACATCTCCTCGGTCGTGGGCGCCACCGGCAACCCGGGCCAGGCCAACTATGCGGCATCTAAGGCCGGCATGGTCGGCATGTCCAAATCGCTGGCCTATGAGATCGCCAATCGCGGCATCACCGTGAACGCGGTGGCGCCGGGTTTTATCGCTACTGCGATGACCGACAAGCTGAACGAAAGCCAGAAAGACGCGATCCTGACGCAGATCCCGGCCGGCCGCATGGGGGAATCGAAAGAAATCGCCTCAGCCGTTCTGTATCTGGCCAGCCAGGAAGCGGGTTATGTCACCGGCACCACGCTGCACGTCAATGGCGGCATGGCAATGATCTAA
- the fabD gene encoding ACP S-malonyltransferase: MTIAFVFPGQGAQTIGMGKALAEAYPAAKAIFDEVDDALGESLSQLIWEGDIETLTLTQNAQPALMATSMAAMRALEAEGVTVGKASFVAGHSLGEYSALASAGSISVADTARLLRTRGLAMQSAVPVGEGAMAAILGLDLEAVRAVAEEAAQGEVCQAANDNDPAQVVVSGTKAAVERAAVIAKEKGAKRAVMLPVSAPFHCALMQPAADAMAEALAGVDIKSPAVPLIANVRADAVTSPDEIRALLVEQVTGSVRWRESVQVMASNGVTEFWEIGAGKALSGMIRKIDRALVCRQVGAPEDAKAASEA; the protein is encoded by the coding sequence ATGACGATCGCATTTGTGTTCCCGGGACAGGGTGCCCAGACCATCGGTATGGGCAAGGCGCTGGCCGAGGCTTATCCGGCTGCCAAAGCCATCTTTGATGAGGTGGACGATGCTTTGGGTGAAAGCCTGAGCCAGCTGATCTGGGAGGGCGATATTGAAACCCTGACCCTGACCCAGAACGCGCAGCCCGCGCTGATGGCCACCTCGATGGCCGCCATGCGCGCCTTGGAAGCCGAAGGCGTCACCGTCGGCAAGGCCTCCTTTGTGGCCGGCCATTCCCTGGGCGAATATTCGGCGCTGGCTTCGGCGGGGTCGATTTCGGTGGCTGACACTGCGCGCCTCCTGCGCACCCGCGGTCTCGCGATGCAAAGCGCGGTTCCGGTGGGCGAGGGCGCCATGGCCGCGATCCTGGGCTTGGATCTTGAGGCCGTGCGCGCCGTGGCAGAGGAGGCCGCGCAAGGCGAGGTTTGCCAGGCGGCCAACGACAATGACCCGGCCCAGGTGGTGGTCTCCGGAACCAAGGCAGCGGTTGAACGCGCCGCGGTGATCGCCAAGGAGAAGGGGGCCAAACGTGCGGTGATGCTGCCGGTCAGCGCCCCGTTCCACTGCGCCCTGATGCAGCCCGCGGCTGACGCTATGGCCGAAGCGCTGGCTGGTGTGGACATCAAATCCCCGGCCGTGCCGCTGATCGCCAATGTGCGGGCAGACGCAGTGACCAGCCCCGATGAAATCCGCGCCCTGCTGGTGGAGCAGGTGACCGGCTCGGTGCGCTGGCGCGAAAGCGTTCAGGTTATGGCCTCCAATGGTGTGACCGAATTCTGGGAAATCGGTGCGGGCAAAGCCCTGTCCGGCATGATCCGCAAGATCGACCGTGCGCTGGTTTGCCGCCAGGTGGGCGCCCCCGAAGACGCCAAGGCTGCCTCCGAAGCATAA